The stretch of DNA AAACAATTGTAAATGCATGACTCGCTTATGTGATGGATTTTGCATGGCTTTGGGAGAGAATACTTAAATATATTGCTTAGTGGGACGTTGAGGTGGATAGTTTGCATGCTGAGAGAATTGtgagcaacttcttaagaatgtaaggCTGATCATAGTGGGGACTAACGTATACTAGTGCCATGCATAtgccactagtctaagttactacctagtGCAAAATAACACaatagtagtgtcatagatggcttcatttcttagcttgtagactcatcttttctcgggaagcgttatgttacagtaacatattatgttactcaaaACATCTCTCTTCATTAACTACATGACACATCAGCAATTTTGTCttgaaatgcgctatgttactGCTAGTACCTCCgtattggtttattggtccccatcgtATTTAGTGCCAAATTTTGACTGCATATTTAACTAAGAAAGTGTCAATGCATGCCATCAAAGATTATACCATTAGAGACTATGTTCAAATCAATGTTCTAAATAGCGAGTTATACGAAATAGCGGCGGACCTCCAACtctgctatagcgggctattttgtACATTAGACCATTTAGCGACACCCTCTAAAAAAGCCATAGCGGGCTATGGCggggctatagccggctatttaaaactatgattcaaatatgaatccaatgatatTTTTTTTATGATATGCCTTAACATCTTGTTAGTTAAatgtatggtcaaaatttgacacaaaatacgaggggaccaataaatcaggacagaggtagtagctaAGTTACTCTCACTATGATTGTTATGTATGAGACTTACATAAATTATCTCTTTTTCCTAATCCCCACTAATCTTCCACTTGATTTTCAGAATGAAAATCCTACATCTACGTAGGGCTACGTAGGGCTACATCTACGTACCATGCATATCTTCATTTATTATTTTGTAGTACTCATTTTGCATTgaaaagcgctatgtgatggtaacatattatgttactttaTTTGTCTCTCTCATTTTTAATTACATGACACATCATCTATTTTACATGTGTGACATGTATGTTACTATTTATGTTACTCTCACTATGACTAGCTGCAAAACAACTACTTCCCCAGTTtctaaatatttgtgtttttaaagatttcaaataaACTACCACGTATGAATGTATCTACACatatttaaagtgtagattcacttattagtCAACTGTtaaaaatctttaaaaagacaaatatttaaaaatGAAGGAAATAGTAGTACATGGATCATGGTCCACCGCATTGAGTTCCCTAGACAAGTTAAATACTGGATCACATCACATGGGCGATATCTTGATACGAGCGTGACAGTACTATATGCTATGTCCCCGAGGAGTTTACCGTTTTTATATTTTTGGTGAGAGAtgtaagagagggagagagacgcgACGTGTTTCCGGCAAAAGCTGCTGCTTCTCCGGTAATTCACTTCTGAGCTCACGCTCAGCTGCACCCGCTCTtatgaaaaaaattaaaataaatattagaaaaataaaaaatatgtgtGGTAAATAATTTGATGAGTGAGGTATGCTTTAATTTTTAAATTATTTGAACATCTGAGCagttctcggcaaaaaagacaaattcgagGTCTgtaaaatgtttactattcatgcattgttctgacccgatttgtctttttcgcCGAGAAATCTCAGAagtccaaatgagctaaaattttgAGCGAACCTCACGTGATAAATTGTCTATCATGCAAAAAGATattggaatttttttgatttttttgtgattttttttctggacaggtgcagatgagcctggaCATCGAAACGCCGCACCCTGCTCCAAAGATATTGAAGTACTACAAGCAAAAGATGCACGACGTTTCATCATCTAGAAACGACATTGAAGTACAACGCAAAAGATGCACGACGTTTCATCATCTAGACTTATGGCAGGGCGTACAACATGCCAAGACGTCGTGACGAAGATCACCAACGCAACGAACAAGAGAAAGAAATTTCGGGTTACCCACCCGATCAGATATTGCCACCTCATGTTGTAATAACTTCACTTCTGTAAGATTAGTGGGGTGGTGTCTTCTCCGGGACTCCGGCGAGCCATCAACTCATCCATCAGCCTCCCAACGTCACCGTACGAAGATCCGCCCTTCTCCATGGCGCTCCTTGCTTTCACACTGAGGTCTTTGGCCTTCTTCCGTACGGCGTCGCCCTCCTCGCCGCTCCCCATCAGCCTCCCGATGGATCCAGCGATCACCTCGCCGCCGATCACCTCATGGCCCTCTAGAGGCGACGCGTAGTCCCTAGCGCCGATGCTGACGCCCACCTTGAGCACCTCCACGATGAGCTTCTCGTTGTAGAACTGGTCCGCGTACCGCGGCCACGTGACCATCGGCACGCCGGCGCTCACGGCCTCCAGCGCCGAGTTCCAGCCGCAGTGCGTCATGAACCCGCCGAGGGCCGGGTGGTTGAGGATGAGCGTCTGCGGCGCCCAGCCTCGGATGATGAAGCCACGGTCGCCGCGTGCCATCAGCTCCGCGAAGCCCTCAGGCATCCACTCTGACCCGTCGGTGCCTGTGCCGGAGCTGATGACCCACACGAAGTCCTTGCCGGAGAGGTCCAGGCCGCGGGCGAGCTCCCGCAGCTCGGCCGGCGAGAAACTAGTGAACGTGCCGAAGGAGACGTACGCCACCGAGCCGGCCGGCTTTGCGTCCATCCACCGCAGGCAGCCCTCTGTGACGTGTGCCTTAGTGTTGTCGGGCCGGCCTCTCTTAGCCATGTCTTTGCTTGCGAGCGCGACCGGCCCCAGGAGCCACGCACGACGGCGGAGCGTCGTGCGGAAGTGCTCGACGTAGTCCGGCTCCAGCTCGT from Triticum dicoccoides isolate Atlit2015 ecotype Zavitan chromosome 6A, WEW_v2.0, whole genome shotgun sequence encodes:
- the LOC119314865 gene encoding scopoletin glucosyltransferase-like — protein: MATRDEQRQHPLPLHILFLPFFAPGHLIPVVDMAAIFSARGARCTILTTPVNADIIRPAVDRANDSNCHGTDSPSPAVDVSVVPFPDVGLPPGMENLMSLTPAHGAEYPLKFIQAVQLLREPFDRFMAANRPDAVVSDSFFSWSADAAAEHGVPRLVFLGSSVFARCCSETMLRNNPLETTTNPDDDPDDDARLVSLPGLPHRVQLRRSQMMDPRKRPAMWAFHKDNDAADQRSFGEVFNSFHELEPDYVEHFRTTLRRRAWLLGPVALASKDMAKRGRPDNTKAHVTEGCLRWMDAKPAGSVAYVSFGTFTSFSPAELRELARGLDLSGKDFVWVISSGTGTDGSEWMPEGFAELMARGDRGFIIRGWAPQTLILNHPALGGFMTHCGWNSALEAVSAGVPMVTWPRYADQFYNEKLIVEVLKVGVSIGARDYASPLEGHEVIGGEVIAGSIGRLMGSGEEGDAVRKKAKDLSVKARSAMEKGGSSYGDVGRLMDELMARRSPGEDTTPLILQK